A stretch of DNA from Drosophila virilis strain 15010-1051.87 chromosome 5, Dvir_AGI_RSII-ME, whole genome shotgun sequence:
GCTGCGGTTCGGGACACTCCATAGCGGCGGCCTCCTTTTGTCTTCCACAAGCGCCACAGCACACGGAACAGACCTCGGAAGCGGGATCAACTAAAGGAGCTTGATAGGGATTTGGAGATTGACGCATCTGATTTGCAGCTTGGTTAGTTTGCAAACAAGGCACAGCAGCTGGATCAGATTTACGAGGTTGAGGAGACTGCATTTTAGGAGACTTAGCTTGAGGAGGACCCTGATTACATACGCCACACGGTGCATTTGCAGCAGGAGATTTGGCAGCTTGGGGATATTGAGAATATTGAGGATATTGTTGAGCTTGTTGGCCTTGACCATATCGAGGAGCTTGAGGATATTGAGGAGCTTGTTGAGCTTGAGCATATTGAGGAGCTTGACAACCTTGTTGGTATTGTTGTCCACCGGGTGAATATGCAACTGGAGGTTGCTGAGCTTGTTGAGCTGGATAAGAATTTTGGTAATAGCCACCATAGGCACTAGACCGATTTTGATTCATCTGGCCTCCATTAGTTTGATAAGCATTTGATAAACGTCCACCGGGTGAAGCTGCGGCGGGAGCTTGTTGATAAGCCGGGCATGGTTGCCCACCGGGTGCAGCTGGAGCGGGAGCTTGCTGATAACTCGGGCACGGTTGCCCACCGGGTGAAGCCGCAACGGGAGCTTGTTGATAGGCCGCGCATATATGTCCACCGGGTGCAGCTGCAACGGGAGCTGGCTGAAAAGCCGGGCATGGTTGTCCACCGGGTGGGGGTGGAACAGCAGCCTGTTGACCTGGAgctgaataaatatattggtAGCAATCTGGACAAGTTGgatatgcagcagcagcagataatCGTTTTGCACCCTGTTTTGGGGATTGAATAGCATTTGGGGTACATTGTGCACCGGGTGAGGGAGCGGAAGGTAGTGGAGCTTGTTGATATTTCGGGCATTGTTTTTGTGAAGCCGATTGAGGAGGCTGAGGCGGCTGACACGGTAGAGCCGCAATGGGCGCTTGAGTTTGAGCCTGACAATCGTTTGGAGTGGAGGGAAAGTTGGGGCAGCCGGGCGCACACGGATTTTCACTCGTTGCAAAGCTTGCAACATCCTGCGCATTATAGACATCTTGAGGGCAGTCACAGTCTTGAGACACAGCTCCCTCTTCCGCGGCCTTCTGTTCCAAATATGCCTCGCTTGTTATGGGACAACCTTCTAAAGCTGACTTTAGGTTTTCTTCGTCGTCGCAACGGCAGTTACAATCTGGTTCATTTGCAGCAGCCTCTTCAGCCCCACAATTTGGATCAGCATCAGAAGCTGTCAGCTCTTCGCCATACCTGGCCAACAGTTCGATCAGGACACCATTTGTCCATCCAAAGCCCGTTTGGGGCTGGTGCTCGCCATTACAGGCGGCAGCGCCAAGTTCCTCGCAATTATACTGCAGAGGAGGATTAATTGACACAGAATCGCAGGAGCACGTTAAAAAAATAAGCTCACCTTTTCGTGCATAAAACCAGTTTTACTAAACGCCTCATAGTTAGTTCTTACCCACCGCTCTCGCCAACGCTTTGACATCTCGTCAGCCTCGGGAGTGCCCAGATTATTCAGTCCCTCGATCAGCATGAGCATCATTGGTGGCCATACATTCGGATAGTCCCATTGCTGGCCAGTATTACTCAGTGTGTGCGGCACACCACCCGGAAATGAATCTAGCTTATTCTCCTCGATGTAGTCCATAACAGATTTCGAGATCTTTTCATTATCAGCAATGGGATAGGCATGCAACCAGAGCGGCGATAGATTTGTGACGACAAAATAGTCGCGGGGTGTTTTATTCTTAAGATCGTAATCCAGCCAGACGCCACGCTTCTCATTCCATAGCACAGCGGTTATGGCCTTGATCAGACCACAGGCAATATTACGATATTGTTGCGCCTTGGCGGTATTTCCGGCCATGTTATTGAACTCGGCCAGTGTCTTACAGCTACGGAAGAGTATACAATTCAGATCGACGGGCACTATCCAGGATGTTTTGATGTTGGCCAGTGTGCCCACATTTGTGCCACAGGGCGAGACAAACCAGCGCGAACTAAAGTCCATGCCCGATTCGCAGGCAGCCTTCAGGTTTGCATAATGCTCCTCCTTTTCGTCATCTGAACAGAAGCCAGCCGCGCTGGCTACATCTTCGCGGTACGATTCGGGTCGTGGTCCCGATGATTTATCGCGATATTGATACATGGTGCGACCCTCGACCTGCACCGAATGATTCTTTAAAAAGTTATCCATCTCCATTTCGAGCAACGGTAGTATGCGAAGAACATATTGATCATCTTTGGTAAACTCTAAAAATGCCTTAACCATGAGCACAAGCAGAGGTGGCTGTGACCGACCCCAGTAGTAGACGCGGCCGCCATTGGGCACCGCCTTATACTGCTGCACCATATACAGCAGATTATCAATCATGCCGCGTGCCGTCTGATGCATGCCGGTGTAGAGCAGACCGCGAACAATCCAATATGTGTCCCAGTAGTAGAACTCTAGAAATCGTCCGCCGGGCACAATGAACGGATTTGGTACATATACCAGTGAGTACATTTGGGGGCTTGTTCTGACACAATCCTTCATGTTGCGGCCCAGCTGCTTCCAAATACGATTTAAGTCCGAAccaaacttttttaattgtgGATCCTTGATTTGGGCTAGGAACGCGGGCTCCATTCGCCAATCTGGCGGACACCAATATTCCATTTCCGTGCCAGGCTGATCAAAATGATTATCCACGAAATTGGTAAGATGTTTCACCGATGTCTCGTTCTTCTTGCATGAGCTAAACAATTGGAAATCGGCGAGTATACGCTCTGGAGAATAACGACAGCTCATGTCCACAAAATACTTGCAATCCTTGTACAAGCCAGTCATTTGCACGGCTCGCAACAACGGCCCGCAGCAGTAGATGGCACTATATGCACATAATTTTACACACACTGTATCGCAGGACATTGTTAGGTAACTTACCCATTGGCACCGGCGAGGTGCACTTGCCCACATTCAGCGCATTTGGgagcatttggcattttgattataaaaaaatttgtgtgtgtggagcCTGTGAAGCCAAATGACAAACTGGTTAAAAATTAAGGCCTAGCAACGAGAATGAGACAAGTAAATTAAAGTCAACTAatgtttttgatatattttgaaaagacATGTTAGCTcggacaaaaacaaacaatcagTCCGActcaacaaataaatcaaaagcaaacGCATAACAACCATTATATTGaccattaaaacaaatttgtcgACATTTGCCATTAAGAGACAACAATGCGCTCTTTCTCCCGTCCATAAATCAGCGTAAATAGACAGGAAGCGCCTTAAAATctgctacacacacatacacacgcacacacacaagtgtaGCCCGCCAGAGCcatacatttatttgaaattacCATAAATGTTTTTGGTCCACCCCAGCTCCCCCTTAAAGGCGTTTGCCTAAAAGCTATTGGCCTCTTGTCCATTTGTAATTTCCAGACAATTTATCAAACAAGCGAGCTGAAGGCAAAAAGCAAGAAAACACAGAAAAGACAGAAAAGACGGCAAAGTCAGAATTGAAATGGCGCAGAAAATGCGCTTCAAGTGGCCATGGACCAGGGAAAAACTCGATTTCTGAACTGATGGCATAGAATGAATCGACCGAATGGACAATTGAAATCAGCCGCGCACCACTTCATAAATTTCCCAATGCAACTTTGCCCACCTTCTGAAAACTTTCGCTCGGCAAAGCAAAGAGCAAGAACATTAAAATTAGGCATATTTGGCATTCGAGTTGTCTGCAAAGTTTCTtaagtaaaatgaaaaaaatttaaattgtattttccCGTTTATTTTGACTTTAACTTTTGGGACTGTGTTGCGTGTGATAAGGCTCAATGGATCTGTGAGCCTGCCATTTGCCTGATGCCAATAAAACGCAGTGTATAATTAATGCAACGGCTTGAAAAGTGAACAATGCAAGCAGCTCTTTTACATACACTGAAAGAAATAAAGCAAGGTTTAGAGACCAATTGGGGCAGCCTAAtcgatattataattttcaacAGCATATCATGCCATCACGTGCACGTGCTTAAAAAGATTGCGAATTGGAAGCGCGCTTTAAAATTTTACAATTATCTAAATATTTCTTACAAGAAGCTTGATTTCTTGTGAATTGCAGAAACAGAAATCCCATGCCCAAAGCGTACCTTCATAAAATCCAATAATCTAAATAACAAACAGATgtgtacaaatattaaaagaatGATTTCATTCTTGGCCCCATTTGGGTATAACTAAAATATACCtttagaaaacaaacaaaatgtttcatcgtagcaaacatattttttagaatttattgatatttaacTCGAAATGTCaaggaatttatttattatcaaaCCCAGATTAAAAGTGAagtaattaaatcaatttcagATAAAATTGTGTcgcgatttgttgttgtcctttttTTCGCAGTGCATGCATTCAGAGGACGCGATGTTGACACTTCGCGCGAGGCGATAGCCACGGGCAAGGCATTGATCAACTTAACGAGCCGAGCAGCGACatccgcagccgcagccgaggcaacagcagcagcagctaattGAGTATTCTACTTTTAAGTGGCGCCTCTGCCAGTTGCAAGCGACTCGCCGACCCGTCCCGCCCCGCCCCAAACCGACCATACCGTGCTGTTAACACACTTCAGCTGCGTTTGCTTGTGGCAGTTTGCAGCTTGTGCGGACAGTCCGAACTGCCGGAACTGTGCGGCCTGTGGTCAGCGCGTATAAATCAATAAGTTgccataaattaattaaaataaaaagcagcgCATCTCAAGGTGCTGCCAGGGCAAGTCCTGTGTGTATTACAAGTGCGTCTCCATTTTGGCTTTGAGCCGCGCTCAGCCGaagcaatcaatcaaaattgcAGCTGCCTTAGGGCGCCCGCTGGGTCGCTCGGTGAATCTGAAACTGAATcacgtaacgccattccatgGCGCATGATAAATTGTCAACACGCTGACGTTTGTCTGCAGCGATTTAAAAACTacttaaaatgtaaatgttgttTCGCAGTTGTTGTACCCTGCACCCATTGAAAACGGGTCAAATAAAACGGGTATATTGGTTTCGTGCGttgcatgtaacaggcagaagcagGCTTCTTTAATCCCAAAaggtatgtatgcatattattGGTCAGCATTAATAGCCAAATCGATCTGGCTATGTCTATCTATATCTGTCGATCTGTGTATGTCTGTTGTATATCTGTCTATCCatttctgtccgtctgtctgtttgtcagTCTAcctctatctgtctgtctgcctgtctgtctgtttataCATATCCTTCGTCTGTATAAACGCGTTGATGTCAACGTCGCATTTATGTAGTTTAGCTCCGCCCAGCTCAAGGTTATTTTGAATCGTCGACAGCTCGCTCTGTGTCtacaaaatcgataaaaatcgatatccagattattttacatttaaccTTTCAGttaccaaattaaaaaaacaaaaatataataatattaaagctGGAGTCTTGTATTTTGATAtttagaataaataaatatagctatcggattataaatattttgagcaGCACACAGGCTATCTGTTAGTTGGGCACACCCGAATAGAGCACATCAGCTCAGCCCAACATTCCGACTCTAAGTTTGGCATACCCGACCAAATCATGTCACCTCGGTGCTGCTTACAGGCCATCTCTTAGCTGGGCGaacccgactagagcactttTACTtattcgttgttgttgttgctgtgtggATGGGTGTTGGGTTTTATGCACACGTCGCAGCGCAGTCTGCGAAAATCATGTTGTtgactttgaaaaaaatatgtgtaaaaATGCGCTATTGTAAATAACGGCACATAAACACGCAGCCCGACTGACTGACACTGAGACtcaaactgactgactgactgactgactgcctgaGAGACTGATGACAGGGCATTGTCAACAGTCAGCAGtatggcagcaacagcagcagcaatcgacacacacacatgcacacacacgcacacacaaattctATGGGTGTTGTCAAAGTGCACATTGTGTTTGTGCTACGCCTTTTTTGTTAACAAATACATTACATTTCGAGTGTTAAGCTTGCACTTGGCATTCACTCACTCACTTGTTTGTctcaacacttggcaggactCACCTGccacacatacgcatatatattatacactCGCGTACTCGTCGCATATCACCCAATCGACCTGCTCTGTGATACACTTGTCAGCTACCAAACAGGTAATGATATTTTTAtcttcacaaaaaaaaaaaacgaactattgtataaatattaacaaaagcTACGAAAATTATCATCACAAAAAAAGGTAAAAGGTTGCATACTTTTTATCTTAGGATCACAATTACATTTGAGCtcttttgattttataaaGACGgacatatttaaatgattaGATTAACGAGTCATCGATTTCGAGAGATGGCACTATTTGCGATACTTTCAAAATcgataagaaaaatataaataaaatataactagGCTTTTGTAAAAAGTGTGAGACGTctattgattatttatttattgctgaaTGTGTAGCGAACTCTAGTTCTGACGCAATGATATTTTTTGATAGAAATTAATATTGGCACACAATTACAAAGCCTTTCTTTTGTACAATA
This window harbors:
- the LOC6626840 gene encoding uncharacterized protein; the protein is MPNAPKCAECGQVHLAGANGAIYCCGPLLRAVQMTGLYKDCKYFVDMSCRYSPERILADFQLFSSCKKNETSVKHLTNFVDNHFDQPGTEMEYWCPPDWRMEPAFLAQIKDPQLKKFGSDLNRIWKQLGRNMKDCVRTSPQMYSLVYVPNPFIVPGGRFLEFYYWDTYWIVRGLLYTGMHQTARGMIDNLLYMVQQYKAVPNGGRVYYWGRSQPPLLVLMVKAFLEFTKDDQYVLRILPLLEMEMDNFLKNHSVQVEGRTMYQYRDKSSGPRPESYREDVASAAGFCSDDEKEEHYANLKAACESGMDFSSRWFVSPCGTNVGTLANIKTSWIVPVDLNCILFRSCKTLAEFNNMAGNTAKAQQYRNIACGLIKAITAVLWNEKRGVWLDYDLKNKTPRDYFVVTNLSPLWLHAYPIADNEKISKSVMDYIEENKLDSFPGGVPHTLSNTGQQWDYPNVWPPMMLMLIEGLNNLGTPEADEMSKRWRERWVRTNYEAFSKTGFMHEKYNCEELGAAACNGEHQPQTGFGWTNGVLIELLARYGEELTASDADPNCGAEEAAANEPDCNCRCDDEENLKSALEGCPITSEAYLEQKAAEEGAVSQDCDCPQDVYNAQDVASFATSENPCAPGCPNFPSTPNDCQAQTQAPIAALPCQPPQPPQSASQKQCPKYQQAPLPSAPSPGAQCTPNAIQSPKQGAKRLSAAAAYPTCPDCYQYIYSAPGQQAAVPPPPGGQPCPAFQPAPVAAAPGGHICAAYQQAPVAASPGGQPCPSYQQAPAPAAPGGQPCPAYQQAPAAASPGGRLSNAYQTNGGQMNQNRSSAYGGYYQNSYPAQQAQQPPVAYSPGGQQYQQGCQAPQYAQAQQAPQYPQAPRYGQGQQAQQYPQYSQYPQAAKSPAANAPCGVCNQGPPQAKSPKMQSPQPRKSDPAAVPCLQTNQAANQMRQSPNPYQAPLVDPASEVCSVCCGACGRQKEAAAMECPEPQPIQIEEGDVNCMLDLSPSEAEELRALCPCDGTADADADAEKSDMSDCADGEDDCSFLCDPVPIMNKLFPLADDIKCPLPVEPEESDTEACQCYKNKEEKETAVEKDCD